Genomic DNA from Erythrobacter aureus:
CCATCGCCGGCAGCACATTGACGCCGGGGATGTTGCGGGCAGCCTTGCTGAAACCGTCATTGACGCTTTCACCGTCGATCACGAGGACCTTGCCGCTCCACCCGTTCTTGCCGAAGGTTGCGACAAGCGCCTTGGTCTTGGCGTCCTTGAGCTCGAGGCTGTCGACGACGACGAGGCCGTCCTTCGCCTTGCTGGACAGAGCCATCTTGAGCCCGAGAGCGCGGACCTTCTTGTTCAGCGACTGCTCGAAGTCACGCTTGCGCGCACCGTGAGCCTTGCCGCCCCCGATAAAGATCGGAGCGCCGCGATCGCCGTGGCGAGCCGTGCCGCCACCCTTCTGGCGACCCCACTTCTTGCCGGTGCGAGCAACGTCCGAACGCTCGCGCGTAGGGCGGGCGGTGCCGCGGCGGTTTTCGAGCTGCCAGGTGACAACCCGGTGCAGGATGTCGGCACGCGGCTCGAGACCGAACACGTCATCGTTCAGTTCGATGTCGCCCGACGCCTTGCCGTCGATTTTCTGGACCTTCACCTTCACGGATCAGCCCTCCTTGTTCTCGTCCGAGCCGGTGTCGGCTGCGGGCGTATCGGTGGTGGTTTCGGTGTCGGCACCGGCTTCCTGTTCCTTCAGCAGTTTTTCCTGCTGTTCGGCGGAAACTTCGGTACCCACTTCGTGCTCGGCAGAGCTCTCGACCAGGCCGGGAGCCGCTTCTTCCGAAGCGAATTCGTCCTGGTTGCGATACATCACGCCCGGGAACGGCAGTTCCTCGTGGTTGATCTTGACCGCGTCCTTTACCAGCAACCAGCCGTTCTTCGCACCCGGGACCGAGCCCTTGACGAAGAGCAGGCCGCGATCGGCGTCTGTGCGCACGATTTCAAGGTTCTGCTGGGTGCGCTGACGATCACCCATGTGACCGGCCATTTTCTTGCCCTTGAACACGCGGCCCGGATCCTGACGGTTACCCGTCGAACCGTGCGAACGGTGCGAGATCGAGACACCGTGGGTGGCACGCAGACCACCGAAGCCCCAACGCTTCATGGCGCCGGCAAAGCCCTTACCCTGGGTGTGACCCGTGATGTCGACCTTCTGGCCGGCAATGAAGTGCTCGGCCGAAATGCGGGCACCGACGGGAAGCAGGGCCTCTTCGGTGTCGACACGAAATTCGGCGACCTTCATCTTCAGCGGAACCTCGGCCTTGGCAAAGGCTTCGCGCTGCGGCTTGTTCACGTTCTTCTGCTTGGCTTCGCCCGAGCCGACCTGGACTGCGAAATAGCCATCGCGGTCTTCGGTACGGTGAGCGGTAACCTGGCAATTTTCCAGCGCGAGAACGGTAACCGGCACGTGCCGACCGTCCTCCTGGAAGAGGCGGGTCATCCCGACTTTCTTTGCGATAACGCCAGTGCGCATCGTAAAACTCCTAAAACAGAGGCACCCCGGCCCATCCGAGGTGCTTGCCAGCCCGTTTGTGATGCGTCGCCCCGTCCGGGCTGAGTGCCACCGCAGCTCTTGAAGAGCCTTGGCAGCGAGACGGGGGACGCAGACCCGGATCAGATCCGGCGGTATCCCGATGTCTTGCCTGATCTTGTGATCCGGCGGGGCTATCGAGCGCCCCTTAACTTCCCTACCCACTTAACGTCCGGCAGGAGGACGGAAAATCATGTCGCGGATCAGGCGAGTTTGATTTCCACATTCACGCCCGCAGCAAGGTCGAGCTTCATCAGCGCATCGACGGTCTGGGCGTTGGGCTGCACGATGTCGAGCAACCGCTTATAGGTGCGCACCTCGAACTGCTCGCGCGACTTCTTGTCGATGTGCGGGCCGCGGTTCACAGTGAACTTCTCGATGCGCGTCGGCATGGGAATGGGGCCACGAATAAGAGCACCCGTACGACGCGCGGTGTCTGCGATTTCGCCAGTTGCCTGGTCGAGAACGCGATGGTCGAACGCCTTGAGGCGAATGCGGATATTCTGAGCTTCCATTACCTACACCGATGCGAAAGAGCCAAAGGAGCGTGAGCCCCTCAAAAAACAAAGGCCAGCCCCACGTTGCGGTTTCCCGTCAGTGGGCGGCCCTACTGAAATTGTGTGTCGGGGACGAATCCCCGTCTGTTGGCGCGCGTATACGGGCCTAACCCGTATCTGGCAACCCCCGAATTCCGTCCAATTTTGCCAGACGGGACGGGAAGCGACAAACCGTGCTCCCGCACGGTTCGCATGCCCTCACTAAAACGCGAAGGCCCGCCCCCGTTTCCAGGAGCGGGCCAACGATTTGATGCGCTTTCGCGGGAAGATTACTTGGTGATCTTCGCCACAACGCCCGAGCCGACGGTACGGCCGCCTTCGCGGATAGCGAAGCGCAGACCTTCGTCCATGGCGATCGGAGCGATCAGCTTGACGTTGATCGTCACGTTGTCGCCCGGCATCACCATTTCAGTGCCTTCGGGAAGGATCACTTCGCCGGTGACGTCGGTGGTGCGGAAGTAGAACTGCGGACGGTAGTTCGCGAAGAACGGCGTGTGACGGCCGCCTTCGTCCTTCGACAGGACATAGACTTCTGCGCTGAACTCGGTGTGCGGCGTAACCGAACCCGGCTTGGCGAGGACCTGGCCACGCTCGACTTCGTCACGGCCGACACCGCGGATCAGGGCACCGATGTTGTCGCCGGCTTCACCGCGGTCGAGCAGCTTGCGGAACATTTCGACGCCGGTCACGGTCGTCTTCGTGGTGTCCTTGATGCCAACGATTTCGACTTCGTCGCCAACGTTCACAACGCCGGTTTCGACGCGGCCGGTAACAACCGTACCACGGCCCGAGATCGAGAACACGTCTTCGATCGGCATCAGGAAGTCCTGGTCGACCGGGCGGTCGGGCTGCGGGATGTTTTCGTCGACGGCCTTCATGAGCTCGATGATCGAGTTCTTACCGATTTCGTCGTCACGACCCTCGAGGGCGGCCAGAGCCGAACCCTTGACGATCGGGATGTTGTCGCCATCGAAGTCGTATTCGCTGAGCAGTTCGCGGACTTCCAGCTCGACGAGTTCGAGGATTTCCTCGTCGTCGACCTGGTCGACCTTGTTCAGGTAAACGACCAGCGCAGGTACGCCGACCTGACGCGAAAGCAGGATGTGCTCGCGAGTCTGGGGCATCGGGCCGTCGGCTGCGTTCACGACCAGGATCGCGCCGTCCATCTGTGCGGCACCGGTGATCATGTTCTTCACGTAGTCGGCGTGACCCGGGCAGTCGACGTGCGCGTAGTGACGTGCGTCGGTTTCGTACTCGACGTGCGCGGTCGAGATGGTGATGCCGCGCTCGCGCTCTTCGGGCGCCTTGTCGATGTTCGCGAAATCGACGGCCGCACCTCCGTAGGTTTCTGCCATCACCTTGGTGATCGCAGCAGTCAGCGTGGTCTTGCCGTGGTCGACGTGACCGATGGTGCCAACGTTGACGTGCGGCTTGTTGCGCTCGAACTTTTCCTTCGCCATTTTCCAATAACCTCTGTCTAAAAATTTGGGATTTCTGCGGGGGAGGAAACGGCGCCCGCGGAATCAGGCGCCGCCCCTAGACCTCAAAGCTGGCTTACGCAAGCTTCTCCTTGACTTCCTGCGCGACGTTGGCCGGCACTTCGTCATAGTGGCTGAACTGCATCGAGTACTGAGCGCGGCCCTGGGTGAAGGAACGCAGCTCGTTCACGTAACCGAACATGTTCGCCAGCGGCACGAAGGCGTCGACCGCCTGCGCATTGCCGCGGCTGTCGGTGCCCTGGATCTGGCCACGACGCGAGTTGAGGTCGCCGATGACGTCGCCGAGATAGTCCTCGGGGGTCACGACTTCGACCTTCATGATCGGCTCGAGCAGCTTGATACCCGCACGGTCTGCGACTTCGCGCATCGCACCGCGACCAGCGATCTCGAACGCGATCGCGCTCGAGTCGACGTCGTGGTACGCACCGTCATACAGATTGACGGTGAAGTCGATGATCGGGAAGCCGACGAGATGGCCGCTTTCGGCCTGCTCGCGGAAGCCCTTTTCGATCGCCGGGATGTATTCCTTCGGAATGTTGCCGCCCTTGATCTCGTCTTCGAAGACGAAGCCCTGGCCGCGCTCACCCGGGGTGACCTTGACCTTGACACGACCGAACTGACCCGAACCACCCGACTGCTTCTTGTGGGTGTAGTCGACGTCGACCGGCTTGCCGAGATATTCGCGATACGCCACCTGCGGCGCACCGACATTCGCCTCGACCTTGAACTCGCGCTTCATGCGATCGACCAGGATGTCGAGGTGAAGCTCGCCCATGCCCTTGATGATCGTCTGGCCCGATTCGTGGTCGGTCGTGACACGGAAGCTGGGATCCTCGGCTGCCAGGCGATTGAGCGCAACGCCCATCTTTTCCTGGTCGGCCTTGGTCTTGGGTTCCACCGACAGCTCGATCACCGGCTCGGGGAATTCCATCCGCTCGAGAATGATCGGAGCGTTGGACGCACACAGCGTGTCGCCGGTGGTGGTTTCCTTGAGACCCGCGATCGCCACGATATCGCCGGCGAATGCCTCGTCGATGTCCTCGCGATTGTTCGAGTGCATCAGCAGCATGCGGCCGATCTTTTCCTTCTTCTCCTTCACCGAGTTCAGCACCGAACCCTTGGTGAGGTGACCCGAATAGATCCGGGTGAAGGTGAGCGAGCCGACGAACGGGTCGTTCATGATCTTGAAGGCCAGTGCAGCGAAGGGAGCCTCGTCCGAAGACGGACGGGTGTCTTCCTTGTCGCTGTCGGGCAGGACGCCCTTGATGGCCGGAACGTCGAGCGGGCTCGGCATGTAATCGACCACGGCGTCGAGCAGGGGCTGAACACCCTTGTTCTTGAACGCCGAACCGCACAGCACGGGCACGAAGTCGCGCGCCATGGTGCCCTTGCGGATGAGCCGCTTGAGCGTCGCTGCGTCGGGCTCGTTACCTTCGAGGTAAGCTTCCATGACATCGTCGTCCTGCTCGACGGCAGTCTCGATCAGCTTCTCGCGGTATTCGGCGACCTTGTCGGCCATGTCGGCGGGAATATCGACATAGTCGAACTTCGCGCCCAGGTCTTCGGCCTGCCATACGATGCCGCGGTTGTTCACCAGGTCGACAACGCCCTGCAGATCGCTTTCCGCGCCGATCGGGAGATAGAGCACCAGCGGGTTCGCGCCGAGGCGGTCGATGATCGACTGAACGCAATAATAGAAGTCCGCGCCGGTGCGGTCCAATTTATTCACGAAGCACATCCGCGGAACGCCGTATTTATCGGCCTGGCGCCATACGGTTTCGGATTGCGGTTCGACGCCGGCAACGCCGTCGAAGACTGCGACCGCACCGTCGAGCACGCGGAGCGAGCGTTCGACTTCGATAGTGAAGTCGACGTGGCCTGGGGTGTCGATGATGTTGATGCGGTGCTTGGGGCCTTCACCGTCTTCGGCCGACCAGAAGGTCGTGGTCGCAGCCGAGGTGATGGTGATGCCGCGTTCCTGTTCCTGCTCCATCCAGTCCATGGTCGCGGCGCCGTCGTGGACTTCGCCGATCTTGTAGGACTTGCCGGTGTAGTAGAGGATGCGTTCGGTCGTGGTGGTCTTGCCGGCATCGATGTGTGCCATGATGCCGATATTGCGGTACCGCTCGAGCGGATATTCGCGGGCCATGTGAAATTCCTCGTGGGTTCGGGGTGACAGATGCGCCGCCCCTTGGGTCCTTAATGTGACCGCCCGGCGACCGTTCCGCGTTTCGGCGGAACGGCCTGCCAGACGAGCCTTACCAGCGGTAGTGCGAGAAGGCGCGGTTCGCGTCCGCCATGCGGTGCGTGTCCTCGCGCTTCTTCACCGCGTTGCCGCGATTGTTGGCCGCATCCATCAGCTCGCCCGAGAGGCGGGCCGACATGGTGGTCTCGGGGCGACCGCGCGCGGCCGAGATCAGCCAGCGAATGGCCAGCGCCTGGGCACGCTCGGGACGCACTTCCACAGGCACCTGATAGGTCGCACCGCCGACACGGCGGCTGCGCACTTCGACCTGCGGCTTGATGTTGTCGAGCGCTGCGTGAAACAGCTCGACCGGATTGGCCTTGGCCTTGTTCTCGACCGTGTCGAGCGCGCCATAGACGATCTTCTCGGCAACGGCCTTCTTACCGTCGAGCATGAGGTTGTTCATGAACTTCGACAGGACCTGATCACCGAACTTGGGATCGGGCAGGATTTCCCGCTTCTCGGGACGACGACGACGTGACATTTCGTATAACTCCTTCGGAGTGCGGCAGCACCTCCGTGCTGCCTTTGGGGTCGGTGCCGGCCCTCTCCCCACCCGACCACCCATAGCTTATGGGCATCATTGGGTGGTCGGGTGGGGGAGAGGGCTGGAACCGCAAGGTCGAGACGGAGGTCTCGACCGCACCCCATAAAAAACTCGAAACCTCGCCACCCACCTCAGCGCGGGCGGCGAGCCCTTACCCCTTACTTCGGACGCTTGGCGCCGTACTTGGAGCGGCTCTGCTTGCGGTCCTTGACGCCCTGCGTGTCGAGCACGCCGCGAAGGACGTGGTAGCGCACGCCGGGAAGGTCGCGCACACGGCCGCCGCGGATCAGCACGACGCTGTGTTCCTGCAGGTTGTGGCCTTCGCCCGGGATGTAGGAGATGACTTCGCGCTGGTTGGTCAGGCGAACCTTGGCAACTTTACGCAGAGCCGAGTTCGGCTTCTTCGGGGTCGTCGTATAGACGCGGGTGCAAACGCCGCGCTTCTGCGGGTTCTGCTCCATCGCAGGGACCTTGCTCTTGGCCTTCTGCGGAACGCGGCCCTTGCGGACCAGCTGGTTGATCGTCGGCATATGAGTTCTTTCTCTTCACCTTGCTTGCTGACCGGGCGACTTGCCCGGTCAGGTCACCTCATCCGGGCGGGAAACCGGTTCCCACTTTCCCCGATGAGGTTCCGTTCAAAGCCACACAGGGCGGCCCTTCGCGGATTGGCGACAACTTGCGGGGGTCGGATGGATTGTCCGAAGCTTCGCGTTCCAACGTCGTCCCGGACCCGATCTGGGACAGTGCTGGACAAAACGCCGCGCTCTTCGCGCGTCATCTTCGCGAGCCTGAAACACTCCACCCATCGGCCCACACGGCCACCGGGTTACTTTGACGGCTGCCCCAAGGTTCCCGGAAGGCGCCCCTTCCGGGGACCGCAGCCCCGGACCTGATCCGGGGCGCTTCGCCTCCTGGTCTGCCTCAATAGAAAAGAGCCCGATCGCTAGTGGCGACAGGCCCCGGGACATGACCGGCAATGTTCAGCTCTATCTGACCGATGGGGGAATCACGCGAGGCGGCTCCAACACCGGATGGCCGCGCACATAGTGCGGAAGGGGGGGGTGGTCAAGCCGTGGGTCGAGCGGCAGCGCTCAACTGACGCAGATGTTCGGCAACCGCCAGGTCGAGGTCCTGGTAGACATAGGGCCCGACATAATACTGCCGAAGCGCCTTGCTCGTCACACCTCTCGGAAGGGTGACCTCGGGCGGGTTCAATGCCCCACCCTCATCTTCCCACGATGCGATCGGGGCGGAGTGCGAAGGCGCGGAGGTCTCGCCCGCATAGGATCCATAGATTATGGTAGGTGGACCGTCGGCGGATGCGGGGGTCTTGGTCATGGGATCGATCCTTCTCAGCGCGCGAACGCGCTCGGCATATTCGACGACCTTGGCGAAATGGTTGTCTCGCGCCGACCCATCGCCTGAGGCGGCGGCTTTCATGACCGCGACCTGGTGTTCGTGGAGTAATCCGTTGAGGTCCATGGCCCGGCCTGCCTTCGATATTTCTGTGAGCGTCAAAAAGGCCCGGGCGCGGAGTGAGTGCGCCCGGGAAGTGGTCTCGGATCAGCTCTGCTGCTGCTTTGCCTGGTCGCGATGCTTGGCGCCCTGGCCTTCGCCCTGCTCTTCTTGACGCAGGTTGATGGCCTGCGGCTGTCCACCGCCGACCTGCTTGGTTTCATAGCCGAAACGCTGGCCCTGCTGGGGAGCCGAGGATTCCTTCTTGAGATCGGACTTTTCGAACTTCAGCACATCACCGCCCTGTTCGGGGGTGATCATGCCCTGGCCCTTGCCGGCGTCGTAGCTCTTGATGGTGCCATAATGTGTCATGGGAAATCTTCCTTCGATTTCGCGCAGGCGCTCAGGAGCGACCGCTTGTGCGCGGTGGCTAGAAGGCGAAATGGAAAGAAGGGAGGGCAACTGGCCCTCAGGACCGTCGATCACGACTGGTAGCTGAGTGTTAGATGGGGTGTTTTTTCGGCGTTACAAGGGGTTGTGGGTCGCCCGTTGTACGAGGAGAGAGCTTTGTCGCGGGAGCGACAGGCCCCGGGACATGACCGGCAATGTTCAGCTCTATCTGACCGATGGGGGAATCACGCGAGGCGGCTCCAACACCGGATGGCCGCGCACATAGTGGAATGGGGGATGGGTCAAGTGGAGGCAGCCACCACATTCCCGCTCGGTATTTTTCGGGGATCGTTCTTGTACATAATGACATATCCGGGAAGCGCCGTAATTTTCCAACCACTTGGAAGAGACTGAACCAAGTGTCGGAATACTTTTCGCGCCGTAGTGGCACCTCCGAGCGCGGGCAATTCTGAGTCAGTCAAATCAGAATGCGGGGTCTGACTTCGAGGCGCGATCATTTCAAATCGCAATGTGAAAGGTAACGCTGCCTTCAGTCTAGAAAGCACTTGGGCCACGGTTTCGCCCTTTTCAATTTCAAATTTGATTGGGCGATCAATATCGATTGGGTACTGAGCATCGAAATTTGACGCTTTGGCTTCCTCGCTCATGCGGACTTCGTCCGCGTCGTTGCGGGCGCGCGGTCGCCCTTGCCTCGCCCGCGGCTCGGTTATTCGCCAGCCAGAAACCATTTTCCTACTTCGCGGGAATGTGCATTGTGGGGTGGGTTATGGACGACCCCAGCCCCACAGAGCCCTTCGTGTCTTCGCGCCTTTGTGTGACTCCAACCGGCGCAGAGCCCGCCGATAGCCGGACTGGCGCGGATGGCGGACCGGCGGAGATGCCGGACATGCCCCTCCCCCATCCCGAGGATGGTCCCCCTCCCCGGTTCGGGGAGGATACCAGCCTTACCCGCGAGTTAGTGTTTCGCCCTCAAGCGCCGGGCGCGACGCATCCGCGCGCCTTGCGTTGGCGCTTCGCGCCGCCTCCGCCTGCGGCTCGGTTATTTTGCCGGATGGAGAGCATTTTCCTACTCGTCATTGCGAGCGTAGCGAAGCAATCCATCTCCTGCCCTCGCCGCATTTTGCAAGGTCGGAAGCTGGATTGCCGCGTCGCCTGCGGCTCCTCGCAATGACGGAGAGCAATATGACCACCCCCACCCGCGCTATCGCTCGCCAAGCCACCTCGGCCGTTGCCCATATCGCGCCCGAGCCTGCCGCGGACGATCCGCTGCTCGGTTTCGCGCCCTATCTCCACAAGGCCCCCCGCCGCAATTCGATCACGCCGACGCTCCAGCGGCGCTTCGTCGCCAGCCTGGCCGCCACGGGGATCGTCACGCAGGCGGCGCGTTCCATCGGGAAGAGCATGGAGGCGCTCTACAAGCTGCGTAACAAACCCGGCGCGGAGGGGTTTGCCGCCGCCTGGGATGCGGCGATCGAGCGCGGGGTGCAGCGGCTGGAGGACAGCGCGCTCGCCCGTGCGATCGAGGGCGTGCCCGAATGGAAGAGCGATGGCGATGGCGGCATCGTCACTTACGGCGTGAAGCATAATGAGGCGCTGGTGATGTTCTTCCTGCGCAACCGCCGCCCCGAACGCTATTCCGAGCATATCCGCCCCGGCCACCCCGTTTACGAACGCATCCGCCGCGAAGTGCTCGCGGGCCTGCCCCCCGCCCGCGCTGCCGGGTGCGGGAGCGGGAGCGGGAGCGGGAGCGGGGAGGATGCGCGGGAATGCGCGCTCTCCCGCCATTTTGCCGAGCGACTGGCGCGAGAGGGCGGCGGCGACGGGACCTGTGCGAACTCCGCCGACATCTCGGCACTGGCAAGCTCTGCGCAAAAGCCCTAGCTTCGATCCCGATCGCAAGTGCGCGCGGGAGCCAAGGATACCCATGGGTGACGACACGAACCGCAAGGCCGCGCCGCGCTGGCAGGAAGCCCGAGGCGATGCCTCCATCCTGACGCGGCTGGAGGACGGGCGGGAGATCTGCATCCGGACCGTCTCGCCCCAGGATGAGGGGCGGCTGCGCGAGGGGATTGCGCGGATGAGCCCGCGCTCGCGCTATCTGCGGTTCTTTTCCGGCGCCACCACGCCCCCCGACTGGGTGATCGAGCGGCTGCTGGATGTCGACGGCGTGCTGCATCTCGCCTGGGGGGCGATCGACCTGTCGGACCCTGCGCAGCCCGCCATGGGCGTGGTCCATGCCATGCGGCCCGATGCGGGCGACCGGGTGGCGGAATTTTCGGTCGGGGTGGTCGACGACTATCACGGGCTCGGCCTGGGGCGTTTGCTGGCGGCGACGCTGCTGCTGGATACGCGCGACGATGCGCTGGAGGCGCTGACCGCGCATGTGCTTTACGAGAACACGGCGGCGATGCGCTTTATCCGGCGGCTGGGCGGGCAGCGCGTGGCGCAGGACGGGCCGACGCTGGAATATCGGCTCGACATCGCCGAGGCGCTCGCCCGGCTGCGCCAGGAGCAGGACCCGCCGGGCCTGGCCGATATCTTCGCCCATTTCGACGCTTCGGACGCTGCCTAGGCCCGAACGCCCGCCCGAGGATCGCGGCCCGCAAAGGCGCGTGGGCGCCCGGGCAGGTCAGCAGCTCATCACGGCGAGCCTCTGCGTGTTACTGATCCGATTGTTCTGCCGCCCGCGCACATTGAAGGCGCTTTCGTGGCGGATCCTTGGCGGGTCGAAGAACCCGGTCGAGATCAGCGGCTGGTAATCGTAGGTCACTTCCACGAACATCACTGCCGTGCCAGGAGCCGCGGTGATCCTGCGGCCCTCCGCGCCCAAACCGTCCGCCAGACTGGCATCCCTGCGCCCGTCGCCTTCTTCGCCATAAGCGGGTTCGATCGAGGTATCCCCGCCCCAGCAGCGCTGCCACCCAATCATCTGCCCGGCCCCTCTGTTCCTTCTACCGTTGTCCTCCAGAGAGGAGAGCACCATCCGCCCATTGGATTCGAAATCGAGCCCCTTGGCGATCACCGCGGCCCCGGCAAAAACTTCGTAGATATTCGCCTCGTCGATGCCCGCATTCACGCGTCCGGCATTGTCGGCTACGGTCATGGCCATCTGGCTCACCCGCATATTCGCGAGCGCAAGGTTGGACAATTCCAGCCCGGTAAGCACCAGTGTGAGGAAAATCGGCGCTGCAAAGGCAAATTCGATCAGCGCGAGGCCGCGTGTATCCTGGCGCAGGGTTTTCAGCATATTACCCACAGATCACCGCCGGGGCTGCCTGCCGGTCGTATGGCTGGTTCCTCACTGCCGTTTCCAGCGTGTATTCGATGGTCGATCCCAGCGTGGGAATAAAGGCATGGATCGGCATCAGCCGCGGAGCCGAAATGGTCGCGGTATAGAGAACCACATCGTCCGCTCCGCCAATACCGTCCGACCCGGCATCGGTATCGTACCTGCCGTTACCATTGGAATCTTCGAAACAATCGTCGTCACCGGCATCGTACTGACCGTTTCCGTTGTTATCCCGCATCAACGGCTCGGGATTTCCAATGGAGGAGAAATCGAAATAGCTTTTCTGGGTAACGGCGATGGTGGCATTCGGCGCGATATGCGATACAGTCTGCTGGATCAGGGCTTCGACCTGTGCCTCGACCGTATCCCCGGATACGCCGAGGACCGGATTTTCCACCGAAGCAGTACGAGCCGCATCGTTCAAGGCACCCTGCATGGTCGAGCGGACATAGCTCTGATAACCCAGATCCAGTCCGCCCAGGAGCAGCAGCAACATCGGCCCTACGATCATCGCGAATTCGACGATGGTCGCACCGCGTTCATCCATACGGAGCCGGTGAATGAGAGGGGTCTGACGCATCAGCGGCTCAATCTCAAACTGCCGATACCGCGACCGATTTCCGCGAAGACCTCTTCAAGATCGGAACCATCGCTGTTGAAGAAATGCTCGTCGCTCGTCGCGCAGTTTTCGACGGCTTCATCGGCATTGACGTCGAAGGCGATGATCCAGATCGTCACCCCCCGCGCTCTCAGCACGTTGCAGATCGACCGGAACCGCTCGGCGTGCCTTTCATTGAGCGTGCCAGCGCCCCTCACACGGTTTTGAAAGCGTTGAACGCCGTATGCGGAATAAGCGCTGTTGTCCGTCCTCAGTTCGCCATCAGTCATGAAAATCATGTGCTGGTTTATCGGCAAAGCTCCGGCCGCATTGGGGTTGTCCGCCGCGAATATGCCAGTGCGAGACAGGAAGCGCGCGCCCCATAGCAAACCGATATCATGATACGTCCAACCTCCCACTCTCGCGGTGGTATTGTTGATCGCAGTCTGGAAGGCTTGCTCTGAATCGTAGGTATCCAGTTTCAATGCTTCTGACGGACAAGAAGCGAACCCAATACCTATGCCCGATGGTAGAACGCCAGGGTCATAACGACCGAATTGAAGCGCTGCATCGTTGCCATTGGCTGCAGCCCGGTCGATATCATCAGCAGTTACATTCGTAGTGATCTGGATTGGATTGCTTGGCGATCCGATGCTTGCGCGTTCTTCGATACAACCATCACCACTGGTACGGAATCTTTGGCGGTTCCCATTCTCGTCGCCGCCGCTGCCCCAGCTCGAATTGTTGATATTTATCAAGGCTTCCCCCCGATAGACCAAGCCGAGAACCTGGCCAAAATCACGGACCCCCCTACGAACATTCCGGTATCCTACGAAGGGAATATCGCCATAGTTATTGTAGGTTCCCACGCTCCCGCAATAGGAGGTATCCCACCTTCGCCACCAAAAGCTGTATTCTTGTCGGCAAGACCTCCAACGGTATGCGCCACTCGGGTAGAGCTGTTCCCTGAGAATATCTCGGTTTCGGAGCTGGCGGGCGACATTCACGGTTTGCGAATATGGCACGATGCCGAACCGGGTCGTCGATCTGTCGCCATCGTCCTGCAAAGCGCGAAACAGACCGATCGCACCTCGGCGCAGCCGGACAATCCGGCGATCGCCACCGATGCTGGGCGGTTCGTTCATCGACCCGGTGACGTCGAGCACCAGCATGACGTCATTCGCGCCGAAATCGCGCGTTGCGTCACAACTGGCCGAAATCGGTATCCGATCGTAACCGAAGATGAACATCAGCGAAGTCGGCACGGTCGTGCTGGCGGTCCCGATGATTTC
This window encodes:
- the rplD gene encoding 50S ribosomal protein L4, yielding MKVKVQKIDGKASGDIELNDDVFGLEPRADILHRVVTWQLENRRGTARPTRERSDVARTGKKWGRQKGGGTARHGDRGAPIFIGGGKAHGARKRDFEQSLNKKVRALGLKMALSSKAKDGLVVVDSLELKDAKTKALVATFGKNGWSGKVLVIDGESVNDGFSKAARNIPGVNVLPAMGANVYDILKHDTLVLTKDAVEKLEARFNG
- the rplC gene encoding 50S ribosomal protein L3, producing the protein MRTGVIAKKVGMTRLFQEDGRHVPVTVLALENCQVTAHRTEDRDGYFAVQVGSGEAKQKNVNKPQREAFAKAEVPLKMKVAEFRVDTEEALLPVGARISAEHFIAGQKVDITGHTQGKGFAGAMKRWGFGGLRATHGVSISHRSHGSTGNRQDPGRVFKGKKMAGHMGDRQRTQQNLEIVRTDADRGLLFVKGSVPGAKNGWLLVKDAVKINHEELPFPGVMYRNQDEFASEEAAPGLVESSAEHEVGTEVSAEQQEKLLKEQEAGADTETTTDTPAADTGSDENKEG
- the rpsJ gene encoding 30S ribosomal protein S10, whose product is MEAQNIRIRLKAFDHRVLDQATGEIADTARRTGALIRGPIPMPTRIEKFTVNRGPHIDKKSREQFEVRTYKRLLDIVQPNAQTVDALMKLDLAAGVNVEIKLA
- the tuf gene encoding elongation factor Tu, encoding MAKEKFERNKPHVNVGTIGHVDHGKTTLTAAITKVMAETYGGAAVDFANIDKAPEERERGITISTAHVEYETDARHYAHVDCPGHADYVKNMITGAAQMDGAILVVNAADGPMPQTREHILLSRQVGVPALVVYLNKVDQVDDEEILELVELEVRELLSEYDFDGDNIPIVKGSALAALEGRDDEIGKNSIIELMKAVDENIPQPDRPVDQDFLMPIEDVFSISGRGTVVTGRVETGVVNVGDEVEIVGIKDTTKTTVTGVEMFRKLLDRGEAGDNIGALIRGVGRDEVERGQVLAKPGSVTPHTEFSAEVYVLSKDEGGRHTPFFANYRPQFYFRTTDVTGEVILPEGTEMVMPGDNVTINVKLIAPIAMDEGLRFAIREGGRTVGSGVVAKITK
- the fusA gene encoding elongation factor G, translating into MAREYPLERYRNIGIMAHIDAGKTTTTERILYYTGKSYKIGEVHDGAATMDWMEQEQERGITITSAATTTFWSAEDGEGPKHRINIIDTPGHVDFTIEVERSLRVLDGAVAVFDGVAGVEPQSETVWRQADKYGVPRMCFVNKLDRTGADFYYCVQSIIDRLGANPLVLYLPIGAESDLQGVVDLVNNRGIVWQAEDLGAKFDYVDIPADMADKVAEYREKLIETAVEQDDDVMEAYLEGNEPDAATLKRLIRKGTMARDFVPVLCGSAFKNKGVQPLLDAVVDYMPSPLDVPAIKGVLPDSDKEDTRPSSDEAPFAALAFKIMNDPFVGSLTFTRIYSGHLTKGSVLNSVKEKKEKIGRMLLMHSNNREDIDEAFAGDIVAIAGLKETTTGDTLCASNAPIILERMEFPEPVIELSVEPKTKADQEKMGVALNRLAAEDPSFRVTTDHESGQTIIKGMGELHLDILVDRMKREFKVEANVGAPQVAYREYLGKPVDVDYTHKKQSGGSGQFGRVKVKVTPGERGQGFVFEDEIKGGNIPKEYIPAIEKGFREQAESGHLVGFPIIDFTVNLYDGAYHDVDSSAIAFEIAGRGAMREVADRAGIKLLEPIMKVEVVTPEDYLGDVIGDLNSRRGQIQGTDSRGNAQAVDAFVPLANMFGYVNELRSFTQGRAQYSMQFSHYDEVPANVAQEVKEKLA
- the rpsG gene encoding 30S ribosomal protein S7, whose translation is MSRRRRPEKREILPDPKFGDQVLSKFMNNLMLDGKKAVAEKIVYGALDTVENKAKANPVELFHAALDNIKPQVEVRSRRVGGATYQVPVEVRPERAQALAIRWLISAARGRPETTMSARLSGELMDAANNRGNAVKKREDTHRMADANRAFSHYRW
- the rpsL gene encoding 30S ribosomal protein S12, producing the protein MPTINQLVRKGRVPQKAKSKVPAMEQNPQKRGVCTRVYTTTPKKPNSALRKVAKVRLTNQREVISYIPGEGHNLQEHSVVLIRGGRVRDLPGVRYHVLRGVLDTQGVKDRKQSRSKYGAKRPK
- a CDS encoding cold-shock protein; translation: MIDGPEGQLPSLLSISPSSHRAQAVAPERLREIEGRFPMTHYGTIKSYDAGKGQGMITPEQGGDVLKFEKSDLKKESSAPQQGQRFGYETKQVGGGQPQAINLRQEEQGEGQGAKHRDQAKQQQS